In the genome of Vicia villosa cultivar HV-30 ecotype Madison, WI linkage group LG7, Vvil1.0, whole genome shotgun sequence, one region contains:
- the LOC131618623 gene encoding CBS domain-containing protein CBSX5-like, translating into MKRNKGNDLKNRQKMRRHRPYQSKSDDLGITGDLQVYDGYKLWSEGFGLTIFVQALALASSGAARVIDYYSPAASVVEAISKSLAQQTSVAVVDSDGTFIGEISPFTLACCDESVAAAVTTLSAGDLMSYIDYGGPPEGLVSVVKARLKEKNLEKLLHKFTILTSLGSDMSASSSSDEESTTRSLNRSGKYARSSSYSARFVRKAEAIVCHPKSSLIAVMIQAIAHRVDYLWVIDDDCSLIGIVTFSNILKVFREHTEMI; encoded by the exons ATGAAAAGAAATAAAGGCAACGATCTAAAGAATAGACAGAAGATGAGACGTCACCGACCTTATCAGAGCAAGTCCGACGACCTTGGAATCACCGGTGATCTTCAG GTTTATGATGGTTACAAGTTATGGAGTGAAG GTTTTGGTTTAACCATTTTTGTGCAAGCTTTGGCCTTAGCAAGTAGTGGAGCAGCAAGAG tcaTTGATTACTATTCCCCCGCGGCTTCCGTTGTTGAAGCCATCTCAAAGTCCCTTGCGCAACAAACTTCTGTTGCAGTTGTCGACAGTGATGGAACATTCATTGGCGAGATATCGCCCTTCACGCTTGCTTGCTGTGACGAGTCAGTTGCGGCCGCTGTGACAACTTTGTCTGCAGGGGACCTGATGTCCTACATTGACTATGGCGGCCCGCCAGAGGGTCTGGTTAGCGTTGTGAAGGCCAGGTTGAAGGAGAAGAATCTGGAGAAATTGCTGCATAAGTTTACAATTCTGACTTCTCTAGGCAGTGATATGTCGGCCTCGTCTTCGTCTGATGAGGAAAGTACGACCAGGAGTTTGAATAGGTCGGGAAAGTACGCAAGGTCGTCCAGTTACTCGGCGAGATTTGTGCGGAAGGCAGAGGCTATAGTGTGCCATCCAAAAAGCTCTTTGATTGCTGTGATGATTCAAGCAATTGCTCATAGAGTGGACTACTTGTGGGTTATTGATGATGATTGCAGCTTAATTGGCATTGTTACTTTTTCTAATATCTTGAAGGTGTTCAGAGAACACACAGAAATGATTTAA